The following are from one region of the Noviherbaspirillum sedimenti genome:
- the gatA gene encoding Asp-tRNA(Asn)/Glu-tRNA(Gln) amidotransferase subunit GatA, with amino-acid sequence MHTKTIKQLSALLHARDISASELASLYLGRIRQSDLNAYLHVDEELTLQQAKAADARLAGGDATALTGIPIAHKDIFVTRGWRSTAGSKMLENYVSPFDATVVERFNAAGTVTLGKLNCDEFAMGSSNENSYFGAVKNPWDKTAIPGGSSGGSAAAIAARLAPGATATDTGGSIRQPASLCGVTGIKPTYGRVSRFGMIAFASSLDQGGPMAQTAEDCALLLNAMAGFDERDSTSIPRADEDYTRDLNAPLTGLRIGVPREYFGAGLAADVEAAVRAALKEYEKLGATLVDISLPKTELSIPVYYVIAPAEASSNLSRFDGVRYGHRAKDYKDLSDMYCKTRAEGFGDEVKRRILVGAYVLSHGYYDAYYLQAQKIRRLIAQDFQQAFQSCDVIMGPVTPTVAWDLGAKADDPVANYLADIFTLSTSLAGLPGMSIPCGFGAGDKNGKRPVGLQLIGNYFNEAKLLNIAHQYQLATDWHQKRPTDV; translated from the coding sequence ATGCATACCAAAACCATCAAACAACTCTCGGCGCTGCTGCACGCCCGCGACATTTCCGCCAGCGAACTGGCCAGCCTGTACCTGGGCCGGATCCGGCAAAGCGACCTGAACGCCTACCTGCATGTCGATGAAGAATTGACATTACAACAAGCCAAAGCGGCCGATGCCCGCCTGGCGGGCGGCGACGCCACTGCGCTGACCGGCATCCCGATCGCCCACAAGGATATCTTTGTGACACGCGGCTGGCGCTCGACCGCCGGCTCGAAAATGCTGGAAAATTACGTCAGCCCCTTCGATGCCACCGTGGTCGAACGCTTCAACGCCGCCGGCACCGTCACCCTGGGCAAGCTGAACTGCGACGAGTTCGCCATGGGCTCGTCGAATGAAAATTCATACTTTGGCGCCGTCAAAAACCCCTGGGACAAGACCGCCATTCCGGGCGGCTCCTCGGGCGGCTCGGCGGCGGCAATTGCCGCGCGCCTGGCGCCAGGCGCCACCGCCACCGACACCGGCGGCTCGATCCGCCAGCCGGCGTCGCTATGCGGCGTCACCGGCATCAAGCCGACTTACGGACGGGTGTCGCGCTTCGGCATGATCGCCTTCGCCTCCTCGCTCGACCAGGGCGGCCCGATGGCGCAGACCGCCGAAGACTGTGCCCTGCTGCTCAACGCCATGGCCGGCTTTGACGAACGCGACTCGACCAGCATTCCGCGCGCCGACGAAGACTACACCCGCGATTTGAACGCCCCGCTGACCGGCCTGCGTATCGGCGTGCCGCGCGAATACTTCGGTGCAGGTCTGGCGGCCGATGTCGAGGCAGCCGTGCGGGCCGCCCTCAAGGAATATGAAAAGCTGGGCGCCACCCTGGTCGACATCAGCCTGCCCAAGACCGAGCTGTCGATTCCCGTGTATTACGTGATCGCCCCGGCCGAAGCCTCGTCCAACCTGTCGCGCTTCGACGGCGTGCGCTACGGCCACCGCGCCAAGGACTACAAGGATCTCTCCGACATGTACTGCAAGACCCGCGCCGAAGGCTTCGGCGACGAGGTCAAGCGGCGCATCCTGGTGGGCGCCTACGTGCTGTCGCACGGCTATTACGACGCCTATTACCTGCAGGCGCAAAAGATCCGCCGCCTGATCGCGCAGGATTTCCAGCAAGCCTTCCAGTCCTGCGACGTCATCATGGGACCGGTGACGCCGACCGTGGCATGGGACCTGGGCGCCAAAGCCGACGACCCGGTGGCCAATTACCTGGCCGATATCTTCACGCTGTCGACCAGCCTGGCGGGCTTGCCCGGCATGTCGATTCCCTGCGGTTTTGGGGCGGGCGACAAGAATGGCAAGCGTCCGGTCGGCCTGCAGCTCATCGGCAATTACTTCAACGAAGCCAAACTGCTGAATATCGCGCACCAGTACCAGTTGGCGACCGACTGGCATCAAAAAAGGCCAACCGATGTCTAG
- the gatC gene encoding Asp-tRNA(Asn)/Glu-tRNA(Gln) amidotransferase subunit GatC, whose product MSLEFSDVKRLAKLAQLELTDTQATATLDKLNGIFALVEQMKAVDTTGVEPLNHPIAALQQDLALRLREDVVTEPNRRDDYQQVAPATQDGLYLVPKVIE is encoded by the coding sequence ATGTCACTCGAATTCTCTGACGTAAAACGCCTTGCCAAGCTGGCGCAACTGGAACTGACAGATACGCAGGCAACTGCCACCCTGGACAAGCTCAATGGCATTTTTGCCCTGGTTGAACAGATGAAAGCCGTCGATACCACCGGCGTCGAGCCGCTGAATCACCCGATCGCCGCCCTCCAGCAAGATCTGGCGCTGCGCCTGCGCGAGGATGTCGTCACCGAGCCCAACCGCCGCGACGACTACCAGCAAGTCGCCCCGGCCACCCAGGACGGTCTGTACCTGGTACCCAAGGTGATCGAATAA